From one Larimichthys crocea isolate SSNF chromosome XVIII, L_crocea_2.0, whole genome shotgun sequence genomic stretch:
- the usp9 gene encoding ubiquitin carboxyl-terminal hydrolase 9X isoform X3, translating to MTATTRGSPVGGNDSQGQGQGQGQAPDAQSQPPLPQNQTSSPNSSNENSPVSPPDEQAQGDGPPQLEEEEPAFPHTDLAKLDDMINRPRWVVPVLPKGELEVLLEAAIDLSKKGLDVKCEACQRFFRDGLTISFTKILTDEAVSGWKFEIHRCIINNTHRLVELCVAKLSQDWFPLLELLAMATNPHCKFHIYNGTRPSETVPAGAQLADDELFARPPDPRSPKGWLVDLINKFGTLNGFQMLHDRFMSGQALNVQIIAALIKPFGQCYEFLTLHTVKKYFLPVIEMVPQFLENLTDEELKKEAKNEAKNDALSMIIKSLKNLASRVPGQEETVKNLEIFRLKMILRLLQISSFNGKMNALNEVNKVISSVSYYTHRHNPEEEEWLTAERMAEWIQQNHILSIVLRDSLHQPQYVEKLEKILRFVIKEKALTMQDLDNIWAAQAGKHEAIVKNVHDLLAKLAWDFSPEQLDHLFDCFKASWTNASKKQREKLLELIRRLAEDDKDGVMAHKVLNLLWNLAHSDDVPVDIMDQALSAHIKILDYSCSQDRDTQKIQWIDRFIEELRTNDKWVIPALKQIREICSLFGEAPQNLRKKMPINIQTNLVGQTQRSPHVFYRHDLINQLQHNHALVTLVAENLSAYMETMRQFSKEEQAEFDPQTVRPGSRYSHVQEVQERLNFLRFLLKDGQLWLCAPQAKQIWKCLAENAVFLCDREACFKWYSKLMGDEPDLDPDINKDFFENNVLQLDPSLLTENGMKCFERFFKAVNCREGKLVAKRRAYMMDDLELIGLDYLWRVVIQGSDDIASRAIDLLKEIYTNLGPKLQVNQVEIHEDFIQSCFDRLKASYDTLCVLDGDKDSINCARQEAIRMVRVLTVLKEYINECDSDYHEERTILPMSRAFRGKHITLIVRFPNQGRQVDDLDIWSHTNDTIGSVRRGILNRIKANAAHTKIELFIGGEVVDPADDRKLIGQLNLKDKTLITAKLTQVSANMPSSPDSSSDSSTGSPGNHGNHYSDGPNPEVESCLPGVIMSLHLRYISFLWQVADLGCNLNMPLLRDGARVLMKLMPPDNTTVENLRAVCLDHAKLGENSLSPSLDSRFFGPSPSQVLYLIEVVYALLMPASATLGEDASDFQYNFLKSGGLPLVLSMLTRNNFLPSADMETRRGAYLNALKIAKLLLTAVGFGHVKAVAEACQPNAEGNIPVSPINQATHDQALVLQSALQNIPNPASECMLRNVAIRLAQQISDEVTENNFFQASKYIPDICVIRAVQKIVWASGCGTVQLVFSSNEEISKIYEKTNAAKEPDGEDEQVCCEALEVMTLCFALMPTALDTLSKEKAWQTFIIDLLLHCHSKSVRQMAQEQFFLMATRCCMGHRPLLFFITLLFTVLGSTAKERAKHAGDYFTLLRHLLNYAYNSNINLPNAEVLLNNEIDWLKRIRDEVKRTGETGVEETILEGHLGVTKELLAFQTPEKKYYIGCEKGGANLIKELIDDFIFPASNVYLQYMKSGEFPTEQAIPVCSTPASINAGFELLVALAVGCVRNLKQIVDTLTDMYYLGCETLTEWEYLPPVGPRPNKGFVGLKNAGATCYMNSVIQQLYMIPPIRNGILAIEGTGTDVDDDMSGDEKQENESNVDPRDEVFSYHHQFDDKPSSKSEDRKEYNIGVLRHLQVIFGHLAASRLQYYVPRGFWKQFRLWGEPVNLREQHDALEFFNSLVDSLDEALKALGHPAMLSKVLGGSFADQKICQGCPHRYECEESFTTLNVDIRNHQNLLDSMEQYVKGDLLEGANAYHCEKCNKKVDTVKRLLIKKLPPVLAIQLKRFDYDWERECAIKFNDYFEFPRELDMEPYTVAGVAKLEGDDVNPENQVIQQNEPSEPTPPGSSKYRLVGVLVHSGQASGGHYYSYIIQRNGGDGEKNRWYKFDDGDVTECKMDDEEEMKNQCFGGEYMGEVFDHMMKRMSYRRQKRWWNAYILFYERMDSLDKDSELVKYISELTISSTKPHQVKMPGVIECSVRKQNVQFMHNRMQYSLEYFQFIKKLLTCNSVYLNPPPGQDHLLPEAEEIAMISAQLAARFLFSTGFHTKKVVRGPASDWYDALCILLRHSKNVRYWFAHNVLFAYPNRFSEYLLECPSAEVRGAFAKLIVFIAHFSLQDGPCPSPTASPGPSTQGCDNLSLSDHLLRAVLNLLRREVSEHGRHLQQYFNLFVMYANLGLAEKTQLLKLNVPATFMLVALDEGPGPPIKYQYAELGKLYTVVSQLVRCCDVSSRMQSSINGNPPLPNPYGDTNLTAPVMPVQQLVAEILFVRTSYVKKIIEDCSNSEETVKLLRFSCWENPQFSSTVLSELLWQVAYSYTYELRPYLDLLLQILLIEDSWQTHRIHNVLKGIPDDRDGLFDTIQRSKNHYQKRAYQCIKCMVALFSNCSVAYQILQSNGDLKRKWTWAVEWLGDELERRPYTGNPQYTYNNWSPPVQSNETSNGYFLERSHSARMTLAKACELCPEEEPDEQEAPDDQDSSPPEDTSLYPHSPGTAQFQQNNHPHGQPYTGPAAQHMNNPQRPGPASAPTPGPTQTPTPAPGPTPGPGPRAQENWESTEEVAPAPAPTPAPAPAPPKE from the exons ATGACGGCCACCACGCGTGGTTCTCCGGTGGGGGGCAATGACAGTCAGGGCCAGGGCCAGGGCCAGGGCCAGGCACCTGATGCTCAGAGCCAACCCCCACTGCCACAGAACCAG acttCATCTCCAAACTCATCTAATGAGAACTCTCCAGTGAGCCCGCCAGATGAGCAGGCCCAGGGGGATGGGCCCCCTcagctggaagaggaggagcccGCCTTCCCTCACACTGACCTAGCTAAGCTGGATGACATGATCAACAG gcCTCGTTGGGTCGTTCCAGTTTTGCCAAAAGGAGAGTTAGAAGTCCTCTTGGAAGCTGCTATAGACCTGAGTAAAAAAG GACTGGATGTGAAGTGTGAAGCATGTCAGAGGTTTTTCCGAGATGGTCTGACCATCTCCTTCACAAAGATCCTGACAGACGAGGCGGTCAGCGGCTGGAAGTTTGAGATTCAT AGGTGCATCATCAATAACACACACCGGTTGGTGGAGCTGTGTGTGGCCAAGCTCTCTCAGGACTGGTTCCCTCTACTGGAGCTGCTGGCCATGGCCACCAACCCTCACTGCAAGTTCCACATCTACAATGGCACACGGCCCTCCGAGACTGTCCCTGCTGGAGCACAGCTGGCCGACGATGAGCTCTTCGCCCGACCACCAGACCCACGCTCTCCTAAG GGCTGGTTGGTGGACTTAATAAACAAATTTGGCACGTTAAACGGGTTTCAAATGTTGCACGATCGCTTCATGAGTGGCCAAGCACTGAACGTCCAGATCATCGCTGCACTTATCAA GCCTTTTGGCCAGTGTTATGAGTTCCTCACATTGCACACGGTAAAGAAGTACTTCCTCCCAGTCATCGAGATGGTTCCTCAGTTTCTAGAGAATCTCACAGAtgaggagctgaagaaagagGCCAAGAATGAAGCCAAAAACGACGCACTGTCCATGATAATCAAGTCTCTGAAGAATCTAGCTTCTCGCGTACCAGGGCAGGAGGAGACGGTGAAAAATTTAGAGATTTTTAGGTTAAAAATGATTCTTAG GTTATTGcaaatttcttcttttaacGGCAAAATGAATGCACTAAATGAGGTGAACAAGGTGATCTCCAGTGTGTCCTACTACACTCACCGGCATAACCCTGAAGAGGAGGAATGGCTGACTGCAGAGCGCATGGCG GAGTGGATCCAGCAGAACCACATCCTGTCCATTGTGCTGAGGGACAGTTTGCATCAGCCGCAGTACGTAGAGAAACTGGAGAAGATCCTTCGCTTTGTTATCAAAGAGAAAGCGCTTACGATGCAGGATCTGGACAACATCTGGGCTGCACAG GCTGGTAAGCACGAGGCCATTGTAAAGAATGTCCATGACCTCCTGGCCAAGCTGGCGTGGGACTTCTCACCCGAGCAGCTCGATCACCTTTTTGACTGTTTCAAG GCAAGCTGGACCAATGCCAGCAAGAAGCAGCGTGAAAAACTGCTGGAACTTATCAGGCGCTTAGCTGAGGATGATAAAGATGGGGTGATGGCCCACAAGGTCCTCAACCTGCTGTGGAACCTGGCACACAGCGACGATGTGCCTGTAGACATCATGGACCAGGCTCTCAGTGCTCACATCAAGATACTGGATTACAGTTGCTCCCAG gacagagacacacagaagatTCAATGGATAGATCGTTTCATAGAGGAGCTACGAACCAATGACAAATGGGTGATCCCTGCCCTGAAGCAAATCAGAGAAATCTGTAGCCTGTTTGGAGAAGCCCCTCAAAACCTTAG aAAGAAAATGCCAATTAACATACAAACGAACTTAGTGGG TCAAACCCAGAGAAGTCCTCATGTGTTTTACCGCCACGACCTGATCAACCAGCTGCAGCATAACCACGCTCTGGTCACCCTGGTGGCTGAGAACCTCTCGGCCTACATGGAGACCATGAGGCAGTTCTCTAAAG AAGAACAGGCTGAGTTTGACCCGCAGACGGTCAGGCCAGGAAGCCGCTACAGCCATGTCCAGGAAGTACAGGAACGCCTCAACTTCCTGAG gTTCCTTCTAAAAGACGGCCAGCTGTGGTTGTGCGCCCCTCAGGCCAAGCAGATCTGGAAGTGTCTGGCTGAGAAcgcagtgtttctgtgtgaccGCGAGGCCTGCTTCAAATG GTACTCCAAGCTGATGGGTGATGAGCCAGACCTGGACCCGGACATCAATAAGGACTTCTTTGAGAACAATGTTCTGCAGCTGGACCCGTCTCTGCTGACGGAGAATGGCATGAAGTGCTTTGAGAGGTTCTTCAAGGCTGTCAATTGCAGAGAGGGCAAGCTGGTAGCAAAGCGCAGGGCCTACATGATGGATGACCTGGAACTAATAGGCTTGGACTACCTTTGGAGG GTGGTAATTCAAGGAAGTGATGACATAGCCAGCCGAGCCATTGACCTGCTGAAAGAGATCTACACCAACCTGGGACCAAAACTACAAGTCAATCAG GTTGAAATTCACGAAGATTTCATCCAGTCATGCTTCGACCGTCTGAAGGCGTCCTATGACACCCTGTGTGTGTTAGACGGAGACAAAGATAGCATTAACTGCGCCCGTCAGGAGGCGATCCGCATGGTGCGTGTTCTCACTGTGCTCAAGGAGTACATCAACGAGTGCGACAGCGACTACCACGAGGAGAGGACTATACTGCCGATGTCGAG AGCTTTCCGTGGGAAGCACATCACGTTGATCGTCCGTTTCCCCAACCAGGGGCGTCAGGTGGACGACCTGGATATCTGGTCACACACCAACGACACAATCGGCTCGGTTCGGCGCGGCATCCTTAACCGGATCAAGGCCAACGCCGCGCATACCAAGATAGAGCTCTTTATTGGTGGGGAGGTTGTTGATCCGGCTGACGACAGGAAGCTGATTGGACAGCTGAATTTGAAGGACAAAacg CTGATCACAGCCAAGCTGACCCAGGTGAGTGCCAACATGCCCTCAAGCCCAGACAGCTCTTCTGACTCATCCACTGGATCTCCTGGTAACCACGGCAACCACTACAGCGATGGGCCCAACCCTGAGGTGGAAAGCTGTCTTCCTGGTGTG ATTATGTCGCTGCATCTGCGCTACATATCCTTCCTGTGGCAGGTTGCTGACCTGGGCTGCAACCTCAACATGCCCCTGCTTAGAGATGGAGCTCGAGTTCTCATGAAGCTCATGCCCCCAG ACAACACTACGGTGGAGAATCTGCGAGCTGTGTGTCTGGACCACGCCAAGCTCGGCGAGAACAGCCTCAGTCCTTCTCTCGACTCACGCTTCTTCGGCCCATCACCCTCACAAGTGCTCTACCTCATCGAG GTTGTTTATGCTTTGCTGATGCCAGCCAGTGCCACTCTGGGCGAGGACGCCAGCGACTTCCAGTACAACTTCTTGAAGAGCGGTGGGCTGCCCCTGGTGTTGAGCATGCTCACCAGGAACAACTTCCTCCCATCGGCAGACATGGAGACACGGCGTGGGGCTTACCTCAACGCACTGAAGATCGCGAAGCTCCTCCTTACCGCTGTAGGCTTCGGGCATGTGAAGGCTGTGGCCGAGGCCTGCCAGCCCAACGCTGAGGGGAATATTCCCGTCTCACCG ATAAATCAGGCCACTCATGACCAGGCACTGGTCCTCCAGAGTGCCCTGCAAAACATCCCCAACCCTGCCTCAGAATGCATGCTGCGCAACGTAGCCATCCGCCTGGCCCAGCAGATTTCTGATGAAGTAACAGAAAAT AATTTCTTCCAGGCATCAAAGTACATCCCAGACATTTGTGTCATCCGAGCGGTACAGAAAATAGTGTGGGCATCAGGCTGTGGTACAGTGCAGCTCGTCTTCAGTTCAAATGAAGAAATCAGCAAGATATATGAGAAG ACAAATGCAGCTAAGGAGCCAGACGGGGAGGACGAGCAGGTGTGTTGCGAGGCCCTGGAAGTGATGACGCTGTGCTTCGCCCTCATGCCCACCGCTCTGGACACGCTCAGTAAGGAGAAGGCTTGGCAGACCTTCATCATAGACTTGCTGCTACACTGCCACAGCAA ATCTGTGCGTCAAATGGCCCAAGAGCAGTTTTTCCTGATGGCAACTAGGTGTTGTATGGGCCATCGacccctcctcttctttatcACCCTCCTCTTTACTGTGCTCGGG AGTACAGCCAAGGAGCGAGCCAAACACGCTGGAGACTACTTCACTTTACTCAGACATCTTCTGAACTATGCCTACAACAGCAACATCAACCTGCCAAACGCTGAGGTGCTCCTCAACAATGAGATCGACTGGCTGAAACGGATAAGG GATGAGGTTAAGAGGACAGGGGAGACTGGTGTGGAGGAGACCATCCTGGAGGGTCACCTTGGGGTCACCAAAGAGCTTTTAGCCTTCCAGACACCAGAGAAGAAGTACTACATCGGCTGCGAGAAAGGAGGAGCGAACCTCATTAAG GAGCTGATTGACGACTTCATCTTCCCCGCATCTAATGTGTACTTGCAGTACATGAAGAGTGGGGAGTTCCCCACAGAGCAGGCCATCCCTGTGTGCAGCACTCCTGCTTCCATCAATGCTGGCTTTGAGCTACTGGTAGCACTCGCCGTGGGCTGTGTCCGCAACCTCAAGCAAATCGTTGACACCCTGACTGACATGTACTACTTAG GTTGTGAGACACTGACAGAATGGGAGTACTTGCCTCCGGTGGGGCCGCGACCCAACAAAGGCTTTGTAGGTTTGAAGAACGCCGGGGCCACCTGTTATATGAACTCCGTCATTCAGCAGCTGTACATGATCCCTCCAATCCGCAATGGCATCCTGGCCATCGAGGGCACGGGCACCGATGTGGACGATGACATGTCGGGGGATGAGAAGCAAGAGAATGAG AGCAACGTGGATCCTCGTGACGAGGTGTTCAGCTACCACCATCAGTTCGATGATAAACCCTCCAGCAAGTCAGAGGACAGGAAAGAGTACAACATTGGAGTACTGCGTCACCTACAAGTCATTTTTGGACATCTGGCTGCATCCAGATTGCAGTACTATGTCCCAAGAGGATTCTGGAAACAGTTCAG GTTATGGGGTGAGCCGGTGAACTTGAGGGAGCAGCACGATGCCCTGGAGTTCTTCAACTCTTTGGTGGACAGTTTGGATGAAGCTCTGAAGGCACTGGGCCACCCCGCTATGCTTAGCAAGGTGCTGGGGGGGTCCTTTGCTGACCAGAAGATCTGTCAGGGATGCCCCCACAG gtaTGAGTGTGAGGAATCATTCACAACACTCAATGTTGACATCAGAAACCACCAGAACCTGTTGGACTCCATGGAGCAGTATGTTAAAGGAGATCTGCTTGAGGGGGCCAATGCCTACCACTGTGAGAAGTGTAATAAGAAG GTGGACACAGTGAAGCGCCTGCTGATCAAGAAGCTGCCGCCCGTCCTGGCCATCCAGCTGAAACGCTTCGACTATGACTGGGAGAGGGAGTGTGCCATCAAGTTCAATGACTACTTTGAGTTCCCCAGGGAGCTGGACATGGAGCCGTACACGGTAGCTGGTGTGGCCAAATTAGAGGGCGATGACGTCAACCCGGAGAACCAGGTGATCCAACAGAACGAGCCCTCTGAACCCACACCTCCAGGCAGCTCCAAGTATCGTCTGGTGGGAGTGCTGGTCCACTCAGGCCAGGCCAGCGGTGGACACTACTATTCCTACATAATCCAGAGGAATGGGGGCGACGGCGAGAAGAACCGCTGGTATAAATTCGACGATGGCGATGTGACTGAGTGCAAGATGGACgatgaggaggaaatgaagaaCCAGTGCTTCGGAGGGGAATATATGGGCGAGGTGTTCGATCATATGATGAAAAGGATGTCGTACCGGAGGCAGAAGCGCTGGTGGAACGCCTACATCCTATTCTATGAGCGTATGGACTCACTGGACAAGGACAGCGAGCTTGTCAAATACATCTCGGAGTTGACCATCTCCTCCACCAAGCCGCATCAGGTCAAGATGCCTGGTGTCATCGAGTGCAGCGTCCGCAAGCAGAACGTCCAATTCATGCACAACCGAATGCAATACAGCCTGGAATATTTCCAGTTCATTAAGAAACTTCTGACCTGTAACAGTGTCTATTTAAACCCTCCTCCAG gaCAAGACCATCTTCTGCCAGAGGCAGAGGAGATTGCTATGATAAGTGCTCAGCTGGCTGCCAGGTTCCTCTTCAGCACAGGTTTTCACACCAAGAAAGTAGTACGGGGTCCTGCCAGTGACTG GTACGACGCCCTCTGCATCCTGCTGAGACACAGTAAGAATGTACGCTATTGGTTTGCACACAATGTTCTGTTTGCGTACCCCAACCGCTTCTCGGAGTACCTGCTCGAGTGCCCGAGCGCTGAGGTCCGTGGCGCATTTGCCAAGCTCATCGTCTTCATCGCCCACTTCTCCCTGCAAGACGGCCCCTGCCCCTCACCCACCGCCTCACCTGGACCCTCTACACAG GGCTGTGATAATCTCAGTCTAAGTGACCACCTGTTGAGAGCTGTACTCAACCTGCTCAGAAGAGAGGTTTCTGAACACGGCCGTCACCTGCAGCAGTACTTCAACCTCTTTGTCATGTATGCCAATCTGG GCCTGGCAGAGAAGACCCAGCTGTTGAAGCTGAACGTCCCTGCCACTTTCATGTTGGTCGCTCTGGACGAGGGTCCCGGCCCTCCCATCAAATACCAGTACGCTGAGCTGGGCAAGCTCTACACTGTGGTCTCCCAGCTGGTCCGTTGCTGTGACGTCTCTTCACGCATGCAGTCCTCCATCAATG GTAACCCTCCGCTCCCTAATCCGTACGGTGACACCAACCTGACAGCCCCAGTGATGCCGGTGCAGCAGCTGGTGGCGGAGATCCTGTTCGTGAGGACCAGCTATGTGAAGAAGATCATCGAGGACTGCAGCAACTCTGAGGAGACGGTGAAGCTGCTTCGCTTCAGCTGCTGGGAGAACCCTCAGTTCTCTTCCACTGTGCTCAGTGAGCTGCTCTGGCAG gtggcGTACTCCTACACCTACGAGCTGAGGCCTTACCTGGACTTGCTGCTACAGATCCTGCTCATCGAGGACTCCTGGCAGACACACAG GATCCACAACGTGCTGAAGGGCATTCCTGATGACAGAGATGGGCTTTTTGACACCATCCAGCGCTCCAAGAACCACTACCAGAAACGAGCCTACCAGTGCATCAAGTGCATGGTGGCCCTCTTTAGCAACTGCTCTGTGGCTTACCAGATCTTACAG AGTAATGGTGACCTGAAACGGAAGTGGACGTGGGCAGTGGAGTGGTTAGGCGATGAGCTGGAGAGGAGGCCATACACAGGAAACCCCCAGTACACCTACAACAACTGGTCCCCTCCAGTTCAGAGCAACGAGACCTCCAACGGCTATTTCCTGGAGCGGTCACACAGTGCACGTATGACACTGGCCAAAGCCTGTGAACTTTGTCCCGAGGAG GAGCCGGATGAACAGGAAGCACCTGATGATCAAGACTCGTCCCCTCCTGAAGACACCTCTCTGTACCCTCACTCTCCTGGAACCGCCCAGTTTCAGCAG AACAACCACCCCCATGGGCAGCCGTACACCGGGCCGGCTGCTCAGCACATGAACAACCCCCAGCGTCCTGGTCCTGCCTCTGCCCCGACTCCAGGCCCCACCCAGACCCCAACCCCAGCCCCTGGTCCCACTCCTGGTCCAGGCCCGCGAGCACAAGAGAACTGGGAGAGCACCGAGGAGGTCGCCCCTGCTCCCGCACCCACCCCAGCCCCAGCGCCCGCCCCGCCTAAGGAGTaa